A genomic window from Cupriavidus basilensis includes:
- a CDS encoding helix-turn-helix transcriptional regulator, with product MTCGWLTQQQLADMAKLSRQSLNGIEHGTVNATLETLGRLMDVLGLALDVYDPEADRRAGGTPTRALWMAVKGANVSYTGELTPDQLEWALATGEVPAEFRPQLAQVLDEAPLQLVTKVVADVAAKQHRKPADIWKNLRRLAQSLTATRGGLWA from the coding sequence ATGACCTGCGGCTGGCTGACCCAGCAGCAACTGGCGGATATGGCCAAACTGTCGCGCCAGTCCCTAAACGGCATCGAGCATGGAACCGTGAACGCCACGCTCGAAACGCTGGGCCGGCTGATGGACGTCCTCGGCCTGGCGCTTGATGTGTACGATCCCGAAGCCGACCGCCGAGCCGGGGGCACGCCGACCCGCGCGCTATGGATGGCCGTGAAGGGCGCGAACGTCAGTTACACCGGCGAGCTCACGCCTGATCAGCTTGAATGGGCGCTGGCCACTGGCGAGGTGCCGGCGGAGTTTCGGCCGCAGCTAGCCCAGGTCTTGGATGAGGCGCCACTGCAGCTCGTCACCAAGGTAGTGGCCGACGTGGCGGCGAAGCAGCACCGGAAACCGGCCGACATCTGGAAGAACCTCAGACGGCTCGCGCAGTCATTGACTGCGACACGCGGAGGGCTGTGGGCATGA
- a CDS encoding type IV pili methyl-accepting chemotaxis transducer N-terminal domain-containing protein, with amino-acid sequence MKRYVCSFCLIACGVMALALAGIASAETLTINAAINKAGRQRMLSQRMAKAYCQAGLGVEVERSKKILEQSVALFDKQLMELKASAPTPEIKDTYARLEQSWIPYKQLLSAGDPNLDSAKAIARMSEDVLKLAQQGTLLLEKHSGTMTGKLINVAGRQRMLSQRIAKISMFRAWGITSPQMAQDLDTATREFAAAQELLTAAPQNTEAIRRELQLAGSQWLFFEEALNQTGVSRAEQLRNIATTSERILQLMDDVTSMYEGIPK; translated from the coding sequence TTGAAACGTTACGTCTGTTCCTTCTGCTTGATTGCCTGCGGCGTCATGGCGCTGGCCTTGGCCGGGATTGCTTCGGCCGAAACGCTAACAATCAACGCGGCGATCAACAAGGCGGGCCGCCAGCGCATGCTGTCTCAGCGCATGGCCAAGGCATACTGCCAGGCTGGCCTTGGTGTTGAAGTCGAACGTTCGAAGAAGATCCTCGAACAATCCGTGGCGCTCTTTGACAAGCAGCTCATGGAGCTGAAGGCGTCAGCGCCCACGCCGGAGATCAAGGACACCTACGCCAGGCTCGAGCAGTCATGGATTCCCTACAAGCAGTTGCTGTCCGCTGGCGATCCGAATCTCGATAGCGCGAAAGCAATCGCAAGAATGAGCGAGGACGTGCTGAAGCTTGCGCAACAGGGAACCCTCCTGCTCGAGAAACATTCCGGCACCATGACGGGTAAGCTGATCAACGTTGCCGGTCGCCAGCGGATGCTCTCGCAGAGAATCGCCAAGATCAGCATGTTCCGCGCCTGGGGCATTACTTCCCCCCAGATGGCACAGGATCTGGACACGGCCACCAGGGAATTCGCAGCCGCGCAGGAACTCCTCACCGCAGCACCGCAAAACACAGAGGCCATCCGTCGCGAACTGCAGCTTGCCGGCTCTCAGTGGCTGTTCTTTGAAGAGGCGCTCAATCAGACCGGGGTCAGTCGTGCGGAACAGTTGAGAAACATCGCCACGACCAGCGAGCGTATTCTTCAGCTGATGGATGACGTCACCAGCATGTATGAAGGGATACCCAAGTAA
- the pgaA gene encoding poly-beta-1,6 N-acetyl-D-glucosamine export porin PgaA, with product MQPPARLEQPALAGEQDRLRERIFALAEAGSPKLALEQATARPDVFARRDLLLLEHLVVAQQIRWARQQASASNDQDRLVPADSALAAAEALQGRIPADDEYNGVRRAVQADRLTALSVRGRMKEATALYEQLSLANEPLPGSAYAAAGDAYAYLDKPDLASRAYELALQAVIEPIKETTEPYALSRPNVQESLFFAYLDQGHYEAARELVSMMARTTPAQTELSEDLDKTNPEYGRVKKLQAQYLLYTNHVNEGVQALDALRKDAPFDPSLLTARADGSLVLERPYASQSLYRQAQVDHPGDIESLVGLGKTALQLHQYDQAKAVAAAFDGKFPDNNSVKNFQREYRVYERPQLIIDAIGERGNAVLADHAWGVDTRLYSSPMADYWRVFAHQYTARGDTGDGQSVSRIRNGLGGDFRRDGWEAAAELHQSTGGQGKTGGTGTVAFQPNDYWRFGAGVDSDDNALPLKAYRAGVTGRAAMASARYSQDDARYFNVMYGASRYSDTNFHQMWQGTAYQRLLNQPRHQVAIWLDVGTTSNTLDSTAYFNPRRDYTAQLRTMYQWTPWRYAEKSFSQRVYVTAGGYRQDGFGDSMLWEARLEQFWQLGRKASLTYGIGIGSRRFDASRETTKLIYVNLNVPL from the coding sequence GTGCAACCACCGGCAAGATTGGAGCAACCCGCGTTGGCCGGCGAGCAGGACCGGCTCAGGGAGCGCATCTTTGCCCTGGCCGAAGCAGGTTCTCCAAAACTGGCGCTGGAACAGGCCACCGCGCGCCCGGATGTCTTCGCGCGCCGGGATCTGCTGCTGCTGGAGCATCTTGTCGTTGCCCAGCAAATCCGTTGGGCACGGCAGCAAGCCAGCGCTTCCAATGACCAGGATCGCCTGGTTCCCGCCGACAGCGCGCTTGCAGCCGCCGAGGCACTGCAAGGCAGGATTCCCGCCGACGACGAATACAACGGGGTGCGGCGCGCGGTCCAGGCGGATCGCCTCACGGCGTTGTCCGTGCGCGGACGCATGAAGGAAGCCACAGCGCTATACGAGCAGCTCTCGCTGGCCAACGAGCCGCTACCGGGCTCGGCTTATGCCGCTGCGGGCGATGCCTACGCCTATCTCGACAAGCCCGACCTTGCCTCGCGCGCCTACGAACTGGCCTTGCAGGCAGTCATCGAGCCGATCAAGGAGACTACCGAACCCTATGCGCTATCGCGTCCTAACGTGCAGGAAAGCCTGTTCTTTGCGTACCTGGACCAGGGACACTACGAGGCGGCGCGCGAACTGGTCTCGATGATGGCCCGTACCACGCCAGCGCAAACCGAGTTGTCCGAAGACCTGGACAAAACCAATCCCGAGTACGGCCGAGTCAAGAAGCTGCAGGCGCAGTACCTCCTCTATACCAATCACGTCAATGAGGGTGTCCAGGCACTGGATGCCTTGCGCAAGGATGCCCCCTTCGATCCCTCCCTGCTGACCGCCCGCGCGGACGGTTCGCTGGTGCTGGAGCGCCCGTACGCCTCGCAAAGCCTCTACCGGCAGGCGCAGGTCGACCACCCCGGCGATATTGAAAGCCTGGTGGGGCTCGGCAAGACCGCCCTCCAACTTCATCAGTACGATCAGGCGAAGGCGGTCGCCGCGGCTTTCGACGGCAAATTCCCCGACAACAACAGCGTCAAGAACTTCCAGCGCGAGTACCGCGTCTACGAGCGACCGCAACTGATCATCGACGCCATTGGCGAGCGCGGCAACGCAGTGCTGGCGGATCATGCCTGGGGTGTTGACACCCGTCTCTACTCGTCACCGATGGCGGACTACTGGCGTGTCTTCGCGCACCAATACACGGCGCGTGGCGACACCGGCGATGGCCAGAGCGTCAGCCGCATACGCAACGGCCTCGGCGGCGACTTCCGGCGCGACGGCTGGGAAGCCGCCGCCGAGCTGCATCAGTCCACCGGCGGTCAGGGCAAGACCGGCGGCACCGGCACGGTCGCCTTCCAGCCCAATGATTACTGGCGCTTCGGCGCGGGCGTTGACTCCGACGACAACGCGTTGCCGCTGAAGGCCTACCGGGCCGGCGTGACAGGCCGCGCTGCCATGGCATCGGCACGCTACTCGCAGGACGATGCGCGCTACTTCAATGTGATGTACGGCGCCTCGCGCTACAGCGACACCAACTTTCACCAGATGTGGCAGGGCACCGCTTACCAGCGGTTGCTGAACCAGCCGCGCCACCAGGTGGCAATCTGGCTTGATGTGGGCACCACCAGCAATACGCTGGACAGCACCGCCTACTTCAATCCTCGACGCGACTACACCGCGCAACTGCGCACCATGTACCAATGGACGCCGTGGCGCTATGCGGAGAAGTCCTTCAGCCAGCGCGTCTATGTCACCGCAGGCGGCTACCGGCAGGACGGCTTCGGCGACAGCATGTTGTGGGAGGCGCGCCTCGAACAGTTCTGGCAGCTTGGCCGCAAGGCTTCGCTCACCTACGGCATCGGCATCGGTAGCAGGCGCTTCGACGCCAGCCGGGAGACGACCAAGCTGATCTACGTCAACCTCAACGTCCCTCTATAG
- a CDS encoding methyl-accepting chemotaxis protein, whose product MNAFSTQSPEAEVSAETIGGLINLSGRQRMLSQRIVLQILLASRGDTAALDIARKCLSMFESAHSDLVTGNARLPGAFSGALQQLYFGSPRADARIREFIGQVRTAIDAPLADTGRRAPSLDVLVAQATPVLELLQTVTQAYQEEMHRCEAAVRKRHTDLVERLSGISMQANIVAMNARISAARAGEYGREFAVITLVLADIIKEMDQLIRHVVGSIDASKDPIKV is encoded by the coding sequence ATGAACGCTTTCTCTACTCAGTCACCCGAGGCCGAAGTGTCCGCCGAAACCATCGGCGGATTGATCAACCTTTCCGGAAGGCAGCGCATGCTGTCGCAACGGATCGTCCTCCAGATATTGCTCGCTTCGCGGGGGGACACTGCCGCGCTCGATATCGCGCGCAAGTGCCTGTCAATGTTCGAGTCGGCGCATTCGGATCTCGTAACGGGCAATGCGCGTTTGCCCGGCGCATTCTCCGGCGCTTTGCAGCAGTTGTATTTTGGCAGTCCGCGCGCTGACGCGCGTATCCGTGAATTTATCGGCCAGGTCAGAACAGCGATAGACGCACCACTGGCCGACACCGGCCGGCGAGCGCCATCCCTCGACGTACTGGTGGCGCAGGCCACGCCGGTGCTTGAACTGCTGCAGACCGTCACGCAGGCCTACCAGGAGGAGATGCACCGTTGCGAGGCCGCAGTGCGCAAACGCCACACCGACCTCGTCGAGCGCCTCAGCGGCATTTCAATGCAGGCGAACATCGTCGCAATGAATGCGCGCATCTCGGCGGCACGGGCGGGAGAGTATGGCAGGGAGTTCGCGGTGATCACGCTGGTGCTTGCGGACATCATCAAGGAGATGGATCAGTTGATCCGACACGTCGTCGGCTCGATCGATGCGTCCAAAGATCCAATCAAAGTTTAA
- a CDS encoding efflux transporter outer membrane subunit, with translation MKRHALPGFALILTLLAGCAVGPDFVRPEPAVPASFTRDADAARTVPGDGISQNFMEGATLPAHWWRMFGSAALDGAMTRALAGNPTLQAAQANLRQSEAAMRAGAGVFYPQLDAAAGATRQAASPVRFGQAVPGTVFNLFSLSATVSYTLDLFGLNRRTVEALSAQVDLQRQTLGAAYLALTGNLVNAVVAQAGYAAQIQSTTELAALVREQVEITHAQVQAGTAAHASELSLAVQLAALEATLPPLRQKLEQADHLEATLSGHYPAEGEPVAVTLENLRLPADIPRLLPAVLVRRRPDVLLAEAQLHVASAEVGVATAAMFPAITLSAGYGRQSLQIGTLFGGGSAVWSLGAGLTAPLFHGGELYYRRQAALAQMDAAQAGYRQVVLAAFGQVADALRALEHDAELVEATRHARALAHEALQEVQANFQAGTAGYLQVLVADAQFHQADIGYLQARTQRLQDTVTLFLALGGGWDASAECANRRSGLPLRDGAIGPMSSSDSASSIALCRSL, from the coding sequence GTGAAGCGCCATGCGCTGCCCGGGTTCGCGCTGATCCTCACCTTGCTGGCTGGCTGCGCCGTGGGCCCGGACTTCGTCCGCCCCGAGCCGGCGGTGCCGGCTAGCTTTACGCGCGATGCAGACGCGGCGCGCACGGTGCCTGGTGACGGGATCTCGCAAAATTTCATGGAGGGGGCCACGTTGCCGGCGCACTGGTGGCGCATGTTCGGCAGCGCCGCGCTGGACGGCGCCATGACCCGGGCTCTGGCGGGCAACCCCACACTGCAGGCGGCGCAGGCCAACCTGCGGCAGAGCGAGGCCGCCATGCGCGCTGGCGCCGGCGTGTTCTACCCGCAGCTGGACGCCGCGGCAGGGGCCACGCGGCAGGCAGCATCGCCGGTCCGCTTCGGCCAAGCCGTCCCGGGCACCGTCTTCAACTTGTTCTCGCTGAGCGCTACGGTCAGCTATACGCTCGACCTGTTCGGCCTGAACCGGCGCACGGTCGAGGCGCTGTCCGCACAAGTTGACCTGCAGCGGCAGACGCTCGGCGCCGCCTACCTGGCGCTGACGGGCAATCTGGTCAACGCCGTGGTCGCCCAGGCTGGCTACGCGGCACAGATCCAGTCCACCACCGAGCTGGCGGCCCTGGTGCGCGAGCAGGTGGAGATCACGCACGCGCAGGTGCAGGCCGGCACGGCAGCACACGCCAGCGAACTGAGCCTGGCGGTGCAGCTTGCCGCGCTGGAGGCGACGCTGCCGCCGCTGCGGCAAAAGCTGGAGCAGGCCGATCATCTGGAGGCGACCCTGTCTGGCCATTACCCTGCCGAGGGCGAGCCGGTTGCCGTGACGCTTGAGAACCTGCGCTTGCCGGCGGACATTCCCCGGCTGCTGCCGGCGGTACTGGTCCGGCGCCGTCCCGATGTGCTGCTGGCCGAAGCGCAGCTCCACGTCGCCAGCGCCGAGGTGGGCGTGGCCACCGCCGCCATGTTTCCCGCCATTACCCTGAGTGCTGGCTATGGCCGCCAGAGCTTGCAGATCGGGACGCTGTTTGGCGGCGGCAGCGCAGTCTGGAGCCTGGGGGCGGGCCTCACAGCGCCGCTGTTCCATGGCGGCGAACTGTACTACCGGCGGCAAGCCGCCCTGGCGCAGATGGACGCGGCGCAGGCCGGCTACCGTCAGGTGGTGCTGGCTGCATTTGGACAGGTGGCAGACGCGTTGCGCGCCCTGGAGCACGATGCTGAACTGGTCGAGGCCACGCGCCATGCGCGGGCTCTCGCCCATGAGGCCTTGCAGGAGGTCCAGGCCAACTTCCAGGCCGGCACCGCCGGCTACTTGCAGGTGCTGGTGGCGGATGCGCAGTTTCACCAGGCCGATATCGGCTACCTGCAAGCCAGGACCCAGCGGCTGCAGGACACCGTGACCTTGTTCCTGGCGCTGGGCGGGGGCTGGGACGCCAGCGCCGAATGTGCCAACAGGCGCTCAGGCCTACCGCTTCGTGATGGCGCCATTGGGCCAATGTCATCCTCCGACAGCGCCTCGTCGATCGCGCTTTGCCGCTCGCTGTGA
- the pgaB gene encoding poly-beta-1,6-N-acetyl-D-glucosamine N-deacetylase PgaB: MQKLNRRTFIGLAGALSVTNSVHAGYALSLLPPQDRDDGLTFRVLAFHDIRDDLRADVGTVADTCAISTATLNNIFAWLKGNDFHPVSVDQIIASRNGGPRLPQRAVLLTFDDAYKSQYTKAFPLLQQYNYPGLVAVVSRWTSTPQDEPVRISHKSVMAPGYFMSWDNLREMAESGLVEIASHTHDMHHGAVANPQGNELPAASAHLYHADLKRYETDQEYESRVGGDLKTCSDMIQAKTGVRVRSMVWPYGMYNAALIGASHKLGMNVHFTLDDGPNTPEVPLTKVRRLLVSYDWDAGVMMGQFRQQSAYRGDNQPVERVVNVSLDDVYDPNPDRQEARLSRLIDRIKDLEPKSVYLQAFHDPDGSGTAQALYFPNRHMPVRGDLFSRAAWQLITRAGVQVYAALPVLAYKLPAGHPASSRLVAVMPGAPATPFDPRQRQRLSPFDPLARSVIRDIYYDLGRYTSLNGIVFGDDASLSDIEDAGDAALAAYADWGLPRGLAAIRANPDLLQRWSDAKLRYLIDFTRQLGDLVKDYQGGGNVLTVRSLPANAVLRPDASMRLAQDIDAFAAQYDFVNLMAYADARGGPPSTPWLEGLARAVAAHPGALPKTIFALQTLDGRTQAPVATTALRDQMQRLRMAGVKHLGYCPDQFMVNQPDLAVLRDVMSMQNLVRPRNGMKV, translated from the coding sequence ATGCAAAAGCTCAATCGCCGAACATTCATCGGGCTCGCCGGCGCGCTGTCTGTGACCAATAGCGTCCACGCCGGCTATGCGCTGTCCTTGCTGCCGCCGCAGGATCGCGACGACGGACTGACCTTCCGCGTACTCGCGTTTCACGACATCCGGGACGACCTGCGTGCGGATGTGGGAACGGTGGCAGATACCTGCGCGATCAGCACCGCCACGCTCAACAATATCTTCGCCTGGCTCAAGGGCAACGACTTCCACCCGGTCAGCGTCGACCAGATCATCGCTTCGCGCAACGGCGGCCCACGCCTGCCGCAGCGCGCCGTGCTGCTGACCTTCGACGATGCCTACAAGAGCCAGTACACCAAGGCCTTTCCGCTCTTGCAACAGTACAACTACCCCGGCCTGGTCGCCGTGGTGTCGCGCTGGACCAGTACGCCCCAGGACGAACCGGTGCGCATCAGCCATAAGTCGGTGATGGCGCCAGGCTATTTCATGAGCTGGGACAACCTGCGCGAGATGGCTGAGTCTGGTCTGGTGGAGATCGCCTCGCACACGCACGACATGCACCACGGTGCCGTGGCCAACCCTCAGGGCAACGAACTACCGGCGGCCAGCGCGCACCTCTACCATGCCGACCTGAAACGCTACGAAACCGACCAGGAATACGAAAGCCGGGTCGGTGGCGACCTGAAGACGTGCTCGGACATGATCCAGGCCAAGACCGGGGTTCGGGTGCGCTCGATGGTCTGGCCCTACGGCATGTACAACGCGGCGCTGATCGGTGCCTCGCACAAACTGGGCATGAATGTCCACTTCACCCTCGACGACGGGCCCAATACGCCCGAGGTGCCGTTGACCAAGGTCAGGCGCCTGCTGGTCTCCTACGACTGGGATGCGGGTGTCATGATGGGCCAGTTCCGGCAGCAGTCGGCCTATCGCGGCGACAACCAGCCGGTCGAACGGGTTGTCAACGTCTCTCTCGACGACGTGTACGATCCGAACCCCGATCGCCAGGAAGCCAGGCTGTCGCGGCTGATAGATCGGATCAAGGATCTTGAGCCCAAATCGGTCTACCTGCAGGCGTTTCACGATCCCGACGGCAGCGGCACCGCCCAGGCGCTCTACTTTCCCAACCGCCACATGCCGGTGCGCGGCGACCTGTTCTCGCGCGCGGCCTGGCAGCTGATCACCCGAGCTGGCGTACAAGTCTATGCGGCATTGCCGGTGCTTGCCTACAAGCTGCCCGCGGGCCATCCGGCCTCATCGCGGCTGGTAGCGGTGATGCCGGGCGCGCCGGCCACGCCCTTCGACCCGCGCCAGCGGCAACGGCTCAGCCCCTTCGACCCGCTCGCCCGCAGCGTGATCCGCGATATCTACTACGACCTGGGCAGGTACACCAGTCTGAATGGCATCGTGTTTGGCGATGACGCGAGCCTGAGCGATATCGAAGACGCGGGCGACGCAGCGCTTGCCGCCTACGCAGACTGGGGGTTGCCGCGCGGACTGGCTGCGATCCGTGCCAACCCCGATCTGCTGCAACGATGGTCGGACGCCAAGCTCCGGTACCTGATCGACTTTACGCGGCAACTGGGCGACCTGGTCAAGGACTATCAGGGCGGCGGCAATGTGCTGACCGTGCGCAGCCTGCCTGCCAATGCGGTGCTGCGCCCCGATGCGAGCATGCGCCTGGCCCAGGACATCGATGCGTTCGCCGCGCAATACGACTTCGTCAACCTGATGGCCTACGCGGACGCCAGAGGCGGCCCGCCTTCGACGCCCTGGCTGGAGGGCCTGGCCCGCGCCGTAGCGGCGCATCCGGGCGCGCTGCCGAAAACCATCTTCGCGTTGCAGACACTCGACGGCCGTACCCAGGCGCCGGTCGCCACCACCGCGCTACGCGATCAGATGCAGCGCCTGCGCATGGCTGGCGTGAAGCACCTCGGCTACTGCCCCGACCAGTTCATGGTGAACCAGCCAGACCTGGCGGTGCTGCGGGATGTCATGTCGATGCAGAACCTGGTGCGACCGCGCAATGGCATGAAGGTTTAG
- a CDS encoding H-NS histone family protein codes for MLPDDGTTPDPARPPNLFTYTTSIEIERAQAITWIRIQMAQYGLTLVDLQATGCFTETPPTRSPGAVRYCNAHGQVWDGRGAMPALAAATSCV; via the coding sequence ATGCTCCCAGACGACGGCACAACGCCGGATCCGGCGCGGCCCCCAAATCTGTTCACCTACACCACGTCGATCGAAATCGAGCGCGCACAAGCGATTACCTGGATCCGCATCCAGATGGCCCAGTACGGCCTGACCCTGGTCGACCTGCAGGCCACCGGCTGCTTTACTGAGACCCCGCCGACCCGGTCGCCTGGGGCGGTGCGCTACTGCAACGCGCACGGGCAGGTCTGGGACGGGCGTGGTGCCATGCCGGCCCTGGCCGCGGCGACTTCCTGCGTTTGA
- a CDS encoding EAL domain-containing protein yields the protein MPKRSTTQYGKALQRLRQVFSPLNLGAAAWLIATWVFAVFQLVSERDRLLHDAAERTQAEAQAFGAYSQSSILRLSEFLLDLRASWLVGQTGFIDMVRERENLVVDLSFQVAVIDKHGLLVYSSIAPPAPGEKVDLSGREHFRIHRNAGGRDMLFISDPVKGKVSHKWSIQFTRPILRAGSFDGVIVVSVSPEQFASFAQTFTNRDGEVASVIKTSGQVIARVPALEGTLARAVSNRPYLASESPQSGSYRAVSGSEGVERVFGYHRMPEFGLNFVVGESVGLVLAPYEVYRRVALAGAMASTLLLGLLYYSLRRTMAERRRHMEEMRLASLVYSSSSEAMVVTSLDGTIIDVNPAFAAATGYTAEEIKGRSGYSISGAGNAAGLVERLRATVGAKGRWSGEFSIRRKDGSEFPAYLTVDTYLAHAYGERRRVALIHDMTEKRQAEEVIRHQANFDALTDLPNRRLFFDRLEREIERSRGTQDVLALLFIDLDRFKEVNDTLGHDQGDLLLLEAARRIAASVRASDTVSRLAGDEFTVILPAVGDAGVAEGIAQAILQRISAPYRLAGELVVVSASIGVATYPKDANNAEALLVCADQAMFAAKQEGRNRWKVFTQALLQAEKERLRITQDLRTALASGQFALHYQPIVNLRTGKVCKAEALIRWNHPVRGPIHPADFIAVAEESGLIIDIGRWVLTEALDQLVRWQVLLGKGLQISVNKSPMEFCAPASGPESWSSMIERRNVPVGSLVIEITEGSLMEQNADVMDQLSRFQAAGIEIALDDFGTGYSSLSYLRRLDIDYIKIDQSFIRSLTRGPDDVALCRAIISMAHALRIRVIAEGIETESQRDILLAAGCDYGQGHFFCPPVEASAFEAFVSALT from the coding sequence ATGCCAAAACGTTCGACCACCCAATATGGCAAGGCGCTGCAGCGCCTGCGCCAAGTCTTTTCCCCGTTGAACCTGGGGGCGGCAGCGTGGCTGATTGCAACATGGGTGTTCGCGGTGTTTCAGCTCGTGAGCGAACGGGACCGCTTGCTGCACGACGCCGCGGAGCGTACCCAGGCGGAAGCTCAGGCGTTCGGCGCGTACTCGCAATCCAGCATCCTGCGGCTGTCCGAGTTCCTCCTCGACCTGCGGGCCAGTTGGCTGGTTGGCCAGACGGGGTTCATCGACATGGTGCGTGAGCGGGAGAACCTGGTGGTAGACCTGTCGTTCCAGGTGGCAGTGATCGACAAGCATGGCCTGCTCGTCTACTCGTCCATCGCCCCGCCCGCGCCCGGCGAGAAGGTCGACCTGAGCGGGCGCGAGCATTTCCGGATCCATCGGAACGCGGGCGGGCGCGACATGCTGTTCATCAGCGACCCGGTGAAGGGCAAGGTCTCGCACAAATGGTCGATCCAGTTCACGCGCCCCATCCTGCGCGCGGGCAGCTTCGACGGGGTCATCGTGGTCTCGGTCAGTCCGGAGCAGTTCGCCAGCTTTGCGCAGACGTTCACTAACCGTGATGGCGAAGTGGCGTCGGTCATCAAGACTTCAGGCCAGGTCATTGCGCGCGTGCCGGCCCTGGAGGGCACGCTGGCAAGGGCGGTCAGCAACAGGCCGTACCTCGCCAGCGAGTCGCCCCAGTCTGGTAGTTATCGGGCGGTGTCGGGCTCCGAAGGCGTGGAGCGGGTCTTCGGCTATCACCGTATGCCGGAGTTCGGGCTCAATTTCGTGGTGGGCGAGTCGGTCGGGCTGGTGCTGGCGCCCTACGAGGTCTATCGCCGCGTTGCCTTGGCCGGTGCCATGGCTTCCACGCTGCTGCTTGGCCTGTTGTACTACAGCTTGCGCCGCACCATGGCGGAGCGACGGCGCCATATGGAGGAGATGCGGCTGGCTTCGCTGGTCTATTCGTCCAGCAGCGAGGCCATGGTGGTGACGTCGCTCGATGGCACCATCATCGACGTGAATCCGGCCTTTGCCGCCGCCACCGGCTATACAGCTGAGGAGATCAAGGGCCGCTCGGGCTATAGCATCAGCGGGGCAGGCAATGCGGCAGGGCTGGTCGAACGCCTGCGGGCTACCGTGGGAGCCAAGGGCAGATGGAGCGGCGAATTCTCGATCCGCCGCAAGGACGGCAGCGAGTTTCCCGCCTACCTGACGGTGGATACCTACCTGGCCCACGCGTATGGCGAGCGCCGCCGCGTCGCGCTGATCCATGACATGACCGAGAAGCGCCAGGCGGAGGAAGTCATCCGGCACCAGGCGAATTTCGACGCGCTCACGGATCTGCCCAACCGCCGCCTGTTTTTCGACCGGCTGGAGCGGGAGATCGAGCGTTCGCGCGGCACACAGGATGTGCTGGCGCTGCTGTTCATCGACCTGGATCGCTTCAAGGAGGTGAACGATACCCTCGGCCACGACCAGGGCGACCTGTTGCTGCTGGAGGCGGCGCGGCGCATTGCGGCATCGGTGCGCGCGTCGGATACCGTGTCGCGGCTGGCGGGCGACGAGTTCACCGTGATCCTGCCCGCGGTGGGCGATGCCGGCGTTGCCGAGGGCATTGCCCAGGCGATCCTGCAGCGGATTTCCGCGCCTTACCGCCTGGCCGGCGAGCTGGTGGTGGTATCGGCCAGCATCGGCGTGGCCACCTACCCCAAGGACGCCAACAACGCCGAGGCCCTGCTGGTGTGCGCCGACCAGGCGATGTTTGCCGCCAAGCAGGAGGGCCGCAATCGCTGGAAGGTCTTCACCCAGGCGCTGCTGCAGGCGGAAAAGGAGCGCCTGCGCATCACGCAGGATCTGCGCACGGCGCTGGCGTCCGGGCAGTTCGCGCTGCACTACCAGCCCATTGTCAATCTGCGCACGGGCAAGGTCTGCAAGGCCGAAGCCCTGATTCGCTGGAACCATCCGGTACGCGGGCCGATCCACCCGGCCGATTTCATTGCCGTTGCAGAGGAATCCGGCCTCATCATCGACATCGGCCGCTGGGTGCTGACGGAAGCCCTGGACCAGCTTGTGCGCTGGCAGGTGCTGCTGGGCAAGGGCCTCCAGATCTCGGTCAACAAATCACCCATGGAGTTTTGCGCGCCTGCGAGCGGGCCCGAGTCCTGGTCCAGCATGATCGAGCGCAGGAACGTGCCGGTGGGCAGCCTCGTCATCGAGATCACGGAAGGCTCGCTGATGGAGCAGAACGCCGACGTCATGGATCAACTCTCCCGCTTCCAGGCGGCGGGCATCGAGATCGCGCTCGACGACTTCGGCACCGGCTACTCGTCCTTGTCGTACCTGCGGCGCCTGGACATTGACTACATCAAGATCGACCAGTCCTTCATCCGCTCGCTGACGCGGGGCCCGGACGACGTGGCCTTGTGCCGCGCCATCATCAGCATGGCGCATGCTCTGCGCATCCGCGTGATTGCCGAGGGCATCGAGACCGAGTCGCAGCGCGACATCCTGCTGGCTGCCGGCTGCGACTACGGGCAAGGCCACTTCTTCTGTCCGCCGGTGGAAGCCAGCGCGTTCGAGGCCTTCGTGAGCGCCTTGACTTAA